The Lycium barbarum isolate Lr01 chromosome 9, ASM1917538v2, whole genome shotgun sequence genome has a segment encoding these proteins:
- the LOC132611085 gene encoding uncharacterized protein LOC132611085, protein MENTSQSSEGNSSSSAVMDSSSPYYLHLSDSPGMNIVNFVFDGTGFAAWRRSIIISLSAKNKMSFIDGSAEIPSADTPEFKLWTRCNNMVISWLLNSLSKEIAESVIYSKSAKDLWTDLHDRFGQSNGAQLYHLQKSLTDLVQGTADVAGYFTRIKRIWDELDALSSEEICFCNCTCGGKKKVVKSKQDERLIQFLKGLNDVYAAVRSNILMMSPLPNVNHAYSLLIQDEKQREAYVNPNFPGDTSSFLATHQNFSGQRYNNTDFRARKNNNNNYNSNLFCTNCKKSGHSIAKCYRIIGYPPDFKFTKGSKSQPNNKGNSMGNAVTTVGYSGYTTNGKQANGSVAQENYGHLEEEFQNAQIGDVPFAGSEVSANMVHCFAGPFNEDPSGYW, encoded by the exons ATGGAAAATACATCACAATCATCTGAGGGAAACTCTTCTTCATCTGCAGTTATGGATTCTAGCAGTCCATATTATCTTCATCTCTCAGATTCCCCAGGGATGAATATTGTGAATTTCGTTTTTGATGGAACTGGTTTTGCTGCGTGGAGAAGGTCCATCATTATTTCTCTATCAGCTAAGAACAAGATGAGTTTTATTGATGGTTCTGCTGAAATACCATCTGCTGATACACCTGAGTTCAAGCTTTGGACTAGGTGCAATAACATGGTGATTTCTTGGTTGCTTAACTCCCTTTCAAAAGAAATTGCAGAGAGTGTGATATACTCAAAATCTGCTAAAGATCTCTGGACTGACCTTCATGACAGGTTTGGTCAGTCCAATGGAGCTCAACTCTATCATCTTCAAAAAAGCCTCACAGATCTGGTGCAAGGAACAGCTGATGTAGCAGGGTATTTCACAAGAATCAAGAGGATTTGGGATGAGCTGGATGCTCTCTCCAGCGAAGAAATATGTTTTTGCAACTGCACCTGTGGAGGAAAGAAGAAAGTAGTCAAATCCAAGCAGGACGAAAGATTGATCCAATTTCTAAAGGGACTTAATGATGTTTATGCAGCAGTAAGAAGCAACATACTCATGATGTCACCTCTCCCTAATGTGAATCATGCCTACTCTCTCCTCATTCAAGATGAGAAACAGAGAGAGGCATATGTTAATCCTAACTTTCCAGGTGACACATCTTCATTTCTTGCAACACATCAGAATTTCTCAGGTCAGAGGTACAACAATACTGATTTTAGAGCAAGAAAgaataacaacaataactacaacagCAATCTGTTTTGCACAAATTGTAAGAAATCAGGGCACTCAATTGCAAAATGCTACAGAATAATAGGTTATCCACCTGATTTTAAGTTCACCAAGGGGTCAAAATCACAACCAAACAACAAAGGGAACTCTATGGGTAATGCAGTGACAACAGTTGGATATTCAGGTTACACAACAAATGGGAAACAAGCAAATGGATCTGTTGCTCAGGAGAACTATGGTCATTTGGAAGAAGAGTTTCAGAATGCACAGATTGGAGATGTGCCATTTGCAGGAAGTGAGGTTTCAGCTAACATGGTGCACTGTTTTGCTG GGCCATTCAATGAGGACCCCTCTGGTTATTGGTGA
- the LOC132609558 gene encoding protein ECERIFERUM 26-like: protein MVSSKSKEGLIYNIKLSSVGPARVTGQDVVYEPSNMDLAMKLHYLRGIYYFDSQAFQDITIYNIKEPMFLWFNYYYMTNGRFRRAESGRPYIKCNDCGARIIEAQCDKTLEEWLEMKDGTLEKLLVSNQVLGPELAFSPPILIQHTKFKCGGIALGLSWAHVLGDIFSATEFWNVLGKVVGGYNPPQPINLAHSLTKANSTQTLQKIVEDPLSIKRVDPVEDHWIAKNSCKMETFSIHVSATKLGHLQSRTDIQGPFESVSAVIWQSISRIRDGPGPQVVTICKKGEEKKENLVGNTQVIGVVKVDHSIREANPSELARLIKHEIIDERLKIDEAIEKEHGVSDVVVYGTNLTFVSLEGADLYGFDWMGHKPMNVNYLIDGVGEAGTVLVLPAGPNDTEGRIVTMILPEDEIMKLKFELNKEWSIA, encoded by the exons ATGGTGTCTTCAAAATCAAAAGAAGGTCTAATCTACAACATAAAATTATCCTCAGTTGGACCAGCAAGAGTAACAGGACAAGATGTGGTTTATGAGCCAAGCAACATGGATTTAGCCATGAAATTACACTACTTAAGAGggatttattattttgatagccaagcATTTCAAGAtatcacaatatataacataaAAGAGCCAATGTTTTTATggtttaattattattatatgacTAATGGTAGGTTCAGGAGGGCAGAATCAGGCAGGCCTTATATCAAGTGCAATGATTGTGGAGCTAGGATTATTGAAGCACAATGTGATAAAACTTTGGAAGAATGGCTAGAAATGAAAGATGGTACACTTGAGAAATTACTTGTTTCTAATCAAGTTCTTGGCCCTGAATTGGCTTTCTCACCTCCAATCCTCATACAG CATACTAAATTCAAATGTGGTGGAATTGCATTGGGCTTAAGTTGGGCCCATGTACTTGGAGACATATTCTCAGCAACTGAATTTTGGAACGTATTGGGTAAAGTAGTTGGTGGATACAACCCGCCCCAGCCCATTAACTTGGCCCATTCATTGACCAAAGCAAACTCCACCCAAACCCTACAAAAGATTGTGGAGGATCCACTTTCCATAAAACGGGTCGACCCAGTTGAAGATCATTGGATTGCCAAAAATAGTTGCAAGATGGAAACATTTTCAATCCATGTTAGTGCCACCAAATTGGGCCACTTGCAATCAAGAACAGACATTCAAGGCCCATTTGAATCAGTATCTGCTGTTATCTGGCAGTCCATTTCAAGAATTAGAGATGGGCCTGGCCCACAAGTTGTGACCATTTGCAAAAAAGGTGAGGAAAAGAAAGAGAACCTTGTAGGCAACACTCAAGTCATTGGTGTGGTCAAGGTTGATCACTCAATTAGAGAAGCTAATCCTAGTGAATTAGCAAGGTTGATTAAACATGAGATCATTGACGAGCGATTAAAGATCGATGAAGCCATTGAGAAAGAGCATGGAGTGTCGGATGTTGTCGTTTACGGAACAAATCTGACTTTCGTTAGCCTGGAAGGGGCTGATCTCTATGGATTCGATTGGATGGGACACAAGCCGATGAATGTAAATTACCTAATCGATGGCGTTGGTGAAGCAGGGACCGTGTTGGTGCTTCCGGCAGGGCCAAATGATACTGAAGGAAGGATTGTGACCATGATTTTGCCTGAGGATGAGATAATGAAGTTGAAATTTGAGCTAAACAAGGAATGGTCTATTGCTTGA
- the LOC132610464 gene encoding uncharacterized protein LOC132610464, giving the protein MDPKCVLCKFEDKTGDHLFAECPYTTRVWDRLLQWLQIQHNPRHSWLMHYQWVLYDIKGRTVRAKILKMVYAEFIHSIWKKRNARIFEHIEKPEGVIARNIACTCNVRAMSTSRQFLDSCMF; this is encoded by the coding sequence ATGGATCCTAAGTGTGTTTTGTGCAAATTCGAAGATAAAACAGGGGATCATTTGTTTGCTGAATGTCCCTACACCACAAGAGTTTGGGATAGACTACTTCAGTGGCTACAAATCCAGCACAATCCAAGGCATAGCTGGCTAATGCATTATCAATGGGTGTTGTACGATATCAAAGGCAGAACTGTTCGAGCCAAGATCCTGAAGATGGTATATGCTGAGTTCATCCATTCCATATGGAAGAAGAGAAATGCCAGAATCTTTGAGCATATTGAGAAACCTGAGGGTGTAATTGCTAGAAACATTGCATGCACTTGTAATGTTAGAGCCATGTCTACTAGTCGACAGTTTTTAGATTCTTGCATGTTTTGA